The Pasteurella multocida genome contains a region encoding:
- a CDS encoding protein HyaE encodes MKKVIIIGHKQSNYQDVEKVFQCYGMNPPLPSKREKMSPIEIGHVLNKVLPSLEHTPKNVSLLSNKKSKIKKGNSAKNKSHKHAKTNTIQTTSSIWDNLSLDLMLANIEQNFWGWSDPNAIQILDYWANLDPNIHFVFVYDKPENLFQYHSLEEALKLDKHTVQEKFEEWQTYNEKILTYFNKYKDRSVLLNTQQLQNTKKTSLSEIYKHISAPDALVKKLNEPSLNKEMEIIEVNQDLSHQEECPLSNFIVSQIIKNSPTVTQVYEELQSHADLPYISEQKLVNDADFALLAWKDMIQKQVDANQYQHEKELELSTIKERQLEVTEKYQLTEQKLSETQKEIEQIKDENRKVKSEKVKLTASVQSTSKILSEKEKEISCIKSENTKIKEEKIKIDEAYHLTKKTLSDKEKALKTHQDEIEALKIIFNENISVQEDMQEKFQETNKRKQELEQELKAISDKKALLETENSQKTQVSESLENENKVLLAQLQLIQEELEKLYIDNQVLKAKPRLYGAADRIKNQLTYRLGYKIQRHGRSLFGLIFLPLILFCTYLRFKKEMKKYEWNTLPPIHEYEDAHKANRIKSHLSYKLGVIFLQEIKNPFKWLTLPYKLIKEGKQFKQS; translated from the coding sequence ATGAAAAAGGTTATTATCATTGGACATAAACAGTCTAACTATCAAGATGTTGAAAAGGTTTTTCAATGTTATGGGATGAATCCCCCGCTTCCATCAAAACGTGAAAAAATGTCCCCCATCGAAATTGGCCATGTGCTTAATAAAGTATTACCAAGTCTTGAGCACACACCTAAAAATGTATCTTTACTTTCTAATAAGAAAAGCAAAATAAAAAAAGGGAATTCAGCCAAAAATAAATCTCATAAGCACGCTAAAACGAACACAATACAAACGACTTCGAGCATCTGGGATAACTTATCTCTCGATTTGATGCTCGCGAATATCGAGCAAAATTTTTGGGGATGGTCTGATCCTAATGCAATTCAAATATTAGATTATTGGGCTAACCTTGACCCAAACATTCATTTCGTCTTTGTTTATGATAAGCCAGAAAATTTATTCCAATATCATAGCTTAGAAGAGGCTCTCAAATTAGATAAACACACCGTACAAGAAAAATTTGAAGAGTGGCAAACCTACAATGAAAAAATCCTAACTTACTTTAATAAATATAAAGATCGTAGTGTATTACTGAATACACAACAACTCCAAAATACGAAAAAAACATCACTGTCTGAAATTTATAAACATATTTCTGCACCTGATGCATTAGTCAAAAAACTGAATGAACCTTCTCTAAATAAAGAGATGGAAATTATTGAAGTAAACCAAGATTTATCTCACCAAGAAGAATGTCCACTGTCTAACTTTATTGTTAGCCAAATTATAAAAAATTCTCCTACTGTTACGCAGGTATATGAAGAATTACAGTCGCATGCTGATCTGCCTTATATTTCAGAACAAAAATTAGTAAATGATGCCGATTTTGCTCTCCTTGCATGGAAAGATATGATTCAAAAACAAGTCGATGCAAATCAATATCAACATGAAAAAGAATTAGAACTTAGCACAATAAAAGAACGTCAATTAGAGGTTACAGAGAAATATCAATTGACGGAACAAAAACTGTCAGAAACACAAAAAGAAATCGAACAAATTAAAGATGAAAATAGAAAAGTCAAATCTGAAAAAGTAAAACTCACTGCATCTGTTCAATCAACGAGCAAAATACTTTCTGAGAAAGAAAAAGAGATTTCTTGCATAAAAAGTGAAAATACAAAGATTAAAGAAGAAAAAATTAAAATTGATGAAGCATACCACTTAACCAAGAAAACCTTGTCGGATAAAGAAAAAGCCCTCAAAACGCATCAAGATGAAATTGAAGCGCTCAAGATAATTTTTAATGAAAATATTTCCGTACAAGAAGATATGCAAGAAAAATTTCAGGAAACCAATAAAAGAAAACAAGAACTTGAACAAGAGCTAAAAGCCATATCGGATAAGAAAGCATTATTAGAAACAGAAAACAGCCAAAAAACCCAAGTATCTGAGTCTTTAGAAAATGAAAATAAAGTGTTATTAGCTCAACTCCAACTCATTCAAGAAGAATTAGAAAAACTTTATATTGACAATCAAGTATTAAAAGCTAAACCACGCCTTTACGGTGCAGCTGATCGCATAAAAAACCAATTAACTTATCGACTAGGTTACAAAATACAAAGACATGGAAGAAGTCTATTTGGTCTCATTTTTCTTCCCCTTATCTTATTTTGCACTTATTTGCGTTTTAAAAAAGAGATGAAAAAGTACGAATGGAATACCCTCCCACCAATTCACGAGTATGAAGACGCGCATAAAGCAAACCGCATTAAAAGCCATTTATCTTATAAATTGGGTGTCATCTTTTTACAAGAAATCAAAAATCCGTTTAAGTGGCTTACTCTCCCTTACAAACTGATTAAAGAAGGTAAACAATTCAAGCAAAGTTAA
- a CDS encoding capsular polysaccharide biosynthesis protein: MYQEFLIFSKGMLKIPYLSGFFTQRLKMFSPFVTWKKERTCILEWGYKASSKKARYFAQQHDLPYATIEDGFLRSIGLGVDGYPPFSLVYDDIGIYYDINQPSRLENLILSQDVLLQEKVDQVEYAIELICTHNLSKYNHAIDTPLQNTKRPIVLVVDQTYGDMAVTFGNAEQSDFLHMLERAIIENPTAEIWLKTHPDVMCGKKQGYLTEYQQFPRVKVLSEDFNSISLLKHVDKVYCVTSHTGFEALLLGKTVVTFGAAWFSGWGLTDDRNAYIRQLKQSKRRAKRSLLQLFYAAYFQYCRYINPNTGKSGTLFDVIDYLIQAKKVTNQLAGDIYCVGMRFWKRKVVQPFFQFPRCRLHFVLNVHELKRCIHEKSQAKIVVWGHSHIEVVEYAKQQQLPLLRMEDGFLRSVGLGSNLTPPISLVLDDVGIYFDAQSRSRLEDILQHQSFTLKDLQRAETLKKTLIEQHIGKYNVGHTHLCLTHIRQNKLLVVGQVENDASIQYGSPHIRTNAELLCTVRKNNPQAYIIYKPHPDVVAGNRKNTDRLDDYRQYADFVVEKANILDCINQVDEVHTMTSLAGFEALLREKKVHCYGLPFYSNWGLTVDHLSLNRRSRKLSLLELIAGVLIYYPQYIDPKTKTMIDVQRAVDILIEKRRKIKNNKLHTNYFMNIFMKLKNVYSVLR; this comes from the coding sequence ATGTATCAAGAGTTTCTTATTTTTTCTAAAGGGATGTTAAAAATTCCTTATTTAAGCGGTTTTTTTACCCAACGCTTGAAAATGTTCTCTCCATTTGTCACATGGAAAAAGGAGAGAACATGTATTTTAGAATGGGGATATAAAGCATCATCAAAGAAAGCGAGGTATTTTGCACAACAACATGATTTACCTTATGCGACGATAGAAGATGGTTTTTTACGTTCTATTGGACTGGGTGTGGATGGGTATCCACCTTTCTCATTAGTGTACGATGATATTGGTATTTATTATGATATCAATCAGCCTTCTCGTTTAGAAAACTTAATTCTTTCTCAAGATGTATTACTTCAGGAAAAAGTCGATCAAGTTGAATATGCAATTGAATTAATTTGTACACATAACCTTTCCAAATATAACCACGCTATTGATACACCTTTACAGAATACGAAGAGGCCGATTGTCTTAGTCGTTGATCAAACATATGGCGATATGGCAGTTACTTTCGGGAATGCCGAGCAGAGTGATTTTCTACATATGTTAGAACGTGCGATTATTGAAAATCCAACAGCAGAAATCTGGTTAAAAACCCATCCTGATGTAATGTGTGGTAAAAAACAAGGCTATTTAACGGAATATCAGCAATTTCCAAGAGTAAAAGTATTATCAGAAGATTTTAATTCTATCTCACTACTAAAGCATGTTGATAAAGTTTATTGCGTGACATCTCACACTGGGTTTGAGGCCCTTTTGTTAGGAAAAACTGTCGTGACTTTTGGGGCTGCCTGGTTTTCTGGTTGGGGATTGACGGATGATCGGAATGCGTATATTCGTCAGCTAAAACAGAGTAAGAGAAGAGCGAAGCGTTCATTGTTGCAGTTATTCTATGCTGCTTATTTTCAATATTGTCGTTATATTAATCCTAATACGGGTAAATCAGGCACATTGTTTGATGTCATTGATTATCTGATTCAAGCAAAAAAAGTAACCAATCAGTTAGCTGGTGATATTTATTGTGTGGGTATGCGCTTTTGGAAACGTAAAGTGGTTCAACCCTTTTTTCAATTTCCACGCTGTCGTTTACATTTTGTGCTGAATGTGCATGAGCTAAAGCGATGTATTCACGAGAAATCTCAGGCTAAAATAGTGGTGTGGGGACATTCACACATTGAAGTAGTTGAATATGCCAAGCAACAGCAACTTCCTCTTTTGAGAATGGAAGATGGTTTTTTACGTTCAGTTGGGTTAGGGTCTAATTTAACGCCACCGATATCATTAGTTTTAGATGACGTTGGCATTTATTTTGACGCCCAATCTCGTTCCCGATTAGAGGATATTCTACAGCATCAATCCTTTACTCTAAAGGATTTACAGCGCGCAGAAACGTTAAAGAAAACACTGATTGAGCAACATATTGGTAAATATAATGTGGGACATACACACTTATGCCTAACACACATCAGACAAAATAAACTTTTAGTTGTGGGACAAGTGGAAAATGATGCTTCAATTCAATATGGTTCACCGCATATTCGTACGAATGCAGAGTTATTATGTACGGTCAGAAAAAATAATCCCCAAGCCTATATTATTTATAAACCTCATCCTGATGTGGTTGCAGGCAATCGTAAAAACACAGATCGTCTAGATGATTATCGACAGTATGCTGATTTCGTGGTTGAGAAAGCCAATATATTGGATTGCATTAACCAAGTGGATGAAGTGCATACGATGACCTCTTTAGCGGGGTTTGAAGCGTTACTGCGCGAGAAAAAAGTACATTGTTATGGCTTGCCTTTTTATTCTAACTGGGGGCTAACAGTGGATCATCTTTCTCTAAACCGAAGAAGTCGGAAGTTAAGTCTTTTAGAATTAATTGCTGGCGTGCTGATTTATTACCCACAATATATTGACCCAAAAACAAAAACAATGATCGATGTGCAGCGAGCGGTTGATATTCTGATCGAGAAACGTCGAAAAATAAAAAATAATAAATTACATACAAATTATTTTATGAATATTTTTATGAAATTAAAAAATGTTTATTCTGTTTTGAGGTAG
- a CDS encoding glycosyltransferase family 2 protein, translated as MNTLSQAIKAYNSNDYQLALKLFEKSAEIYGRKIVEFQITKCKEKLSAHPSVNSAHLSVNKEEKVNVCDSPLDIATQLLLSNVKKLVLSDSEKNTLKNKWKLLTEKKSENAEVRAVALVPKDFPKDLVLAPLPDHVNDFTWYKKRKKRLGIKPEHQHVGLSIIVTTFNRPAILSITLACLVNQKTHYPFEVIVTDDGSQEDLSPIIRQYENKLDIRYVRQKDNGFQASAARNMGLRLAKYDFIGLLDCDMAPNPLWVHSYVAELLEDDDLTIIGPRKYIDTQHIDPKDFLNNASLLESLPEVKTNNSVAAKGEGTVSLDWRLEQFEKTENLRLSDSPFRFFAAGNVAFAKKWLNKSGFFDEEFNHWGGEDVEFGYRLFRYGSFFKTIDGIMAYHQEPPGKENETDREAGKNITLDIMREKVPYIYRKLLPIEDSHINRVPLVSIYIPAYNCANYIQRCVDSALNQTVVDLEVCICNDGSTDNTLEVINKLYGNNPRVRIMSKPNGGIASASNAAVSFAKGYYIGQLDSDDYLEPDAVELCLKEFLKDKTLACVYTTNRNVNPDGSLIANGYNWPEFSREKLTTAMIAHHFRMFTIRAWHLTDGFNEKIENAVDYDMFLKLSEVGKFKHLNKICYNRVLHGDNTSIKKLGIQKKNHFVVVNQSLNRQGITYYNYDEFDDLDESRKYIFNKTAEYQEEIDILKDIKIIQNKDAKIAVSIFYPNTLNGLVKKLNNIIEYNKNIFVIVLHVDKNHLTPDIKKEILAFYHKHQVNILLNNDISYYTSNRLIKTEAHLSNINKLSQLNLNCEYIIFDNHDSLFVKNDSYAYMKKYDVGMNFSALTHDWIEKINAHPPFKKLIKTYFNDNDLKSMNVKGASQGMFMTYALAHELLTIIKEVITSCQSIDSVPEYNTEDIWFQFALLILEKKTGHVFNKTSTLTYMPWERKLQWTNEQIESAKRGENIPVNKFIINSITL; from the coding sequence ATGAATACATTATCACAAGCAATAAAAGCATATAACAGCAATGACTATCAATTAGCACTCAAATTATTTGAAAAGTCGGCGGAAATCTATGGACGGAAAATTGTTGAATTTCAAATTACCAAATGCAAAGAAAAACTCTCAGCACATCCTTCTGTTAATTCAGCACATCTTTCTGTAAATAAAGAAGAAAAAGTCAATGTTTGCGATAGTCCGTTAGATATTGCAACACAACTGTTACTTTCCAACGTAAAAAAATTAGTACTTTCTGACTCGGAAAAAAACACGTTAAAAAATAAATGGAAATTGCTCACTGAGAAGAAATCTGAAAATGCGGAGGTAAGAGCGGTCGCCCTTGTACCAAAAGATTTTCCCAAAGATCTGGTTTTAGCGCCTTTACCTGATCATGTTAATGATTTTACATGGTACAAAAAGCGAAAGAAAAGACTTGGCATAAAACCTGAACATCAACATGTTGGTCTTTCTATTATCGTTACAACATTCAATCGACCAGCAATTTTATCGATTACATTAGCCTGTTTAGTAAACCAAAAAACACATTACCCGTTTGAAGTTATCGTGACAGATGATGGTAGTCAGGAAGATCTATCACCGATCATTCGCCAATATGAAAATAAATTGGATATTCGCTACGTCAGACAAAAAGATAACGGTTTTCAAGCCAGTGCCGCTCGGAATATGGGATTACGCTTAGCAAAATATGACTTTATTGGCTTACTCGACTGTGATATGGCGCCAAATCCATTATGGGTTCATTCTTATGTTGCAGAGCTATTAGAAGATGATGATTTAACAATCATTGGTCCAAGAAAATACATCGATACACAACATATTGACCCAAAAGACTTCTTAAATAACGCGAGTTTGCTTGAATCATTACCAGAAGTGAAAACCAATAATAGTGTTGCCGCAAAAGGGGAAGGAACAGTTTCTCTGGATTGGCGCTTAGAACAATTCGAAAAAACAGAAAATCTCCGCTTATCCGATTCGCCTTTCCGTTTTTTTGCGGCGGGTAATGTTGCTTTCGCTAAAAAATGGCTAAATAAATCCGGTTTCTTTGATGAGGAATTTAATCACTGGGGTGGAGAAGATGTGGAATTTGGATATCGCTTATTCCGTTACGGTAGTTTCTTTAAAACTATTGATGGCATTATGGCCTACCATCAAGAGCCACCAGGTAAAGAAAATGAAACCGATCGTGAAGCGGGAAAAAATATTACGCTCGATATTATGAGAGAAAAGGTCCCTTATATCTATAGAAAACTTTTACCAATAGAAGATTCGCATATCAATAGAGTACCTTTAGTTTCAATTTATATCCCAGCTTATAACTGTGCAAACTATATTCAACGTTGCGTAGATAGTGCACTGAATCAGACTGTTGTTGATCTCGAGGTTTGTATTTGTAACGATGGTTCAACAGATAATACCTTAGAAGTGATCAATAAGCTTTATGGTAATAATCCTAGGGTACGCATCATGTCTAAACCAAATGGCGGAATAGCCTCAGCATCAAATGCAGCCGTTTCTTTTGCTAAAGGTTATTACATTGGGCAGTTAGATTCAGATGATTATCTTGAGCCTGATGCAGTTGAACTGTGTTTAAAAGAATTTTTAAAAGATAAAACGCTAGCTTGTGTTTATACCACTAATAGAAACGTCAATCCGGATGGTAGCTTAATCGCTAATGGTTACAATTGGCCAGAATTTTCACGAGAAAAACTCACAACGGCTATGATTGCTCACCACTTTAGAATGTTCACGATTAGAGCTTGGCATTTAACTGATGGATTCAATGAAAAAATTGAAAATGCCGTAGACTATGACATGTTCCTCAAACTCAGTGAAGTTGGAAAATTTAAACATCTTAATAAAATCTGCTATAACCGTGTATTACATGGTGATAACACATCAATTAAGAAACTTGGCATTCAAAAGAAAAACCATTTTGTTGTAGTCAATCAGTCATTAAATAGACAAGGCATAACTTATTATAATTATGACGAATTTGATGATTTAGATGAAAGTAGAAAGTATATTTTCAATAAAACCGCTGAATATCAAGAAGAGATTGATATCTTAAAAGATATTAAAATCATCCAGAATAAAGATGCCAAAATCGCAGTCAGTATTTTTTATCCCAATACATTAAACGGCTTAGTGAAAAAACTAAACAATATTATTGAATATAATAAAAATATATTCGTTATTGTTCTACATGTTGATAAGAATCATCTTACACCAGATATCAAAAAAGAAATACTAGCCTTCTATCATAAACATCAAGTGAATATTTTACTAAATAATGATATCTCATATTACACGAGTAATAGATTAATAAAAACTGAGGCGCATTTAAGTAATATTAATAAATTAAGTCAGTTAAATCTAAATTGTGAATACATCATTTTTGATAATCATGACAGCCTATTCGTTAAAAATGACAGCTATGCTTATATGAAAAAATATGATGTCGGCATGAATTTCTCAGCATTAACACATGATTGGATCGAGAAAATCAATGCGCATCCACCATTTAAAAAGCTCATTAAAACTTATTTTAATGACAATGACTTAAAAAGTATGAATGTGAAAGGGGCATCACAAGGTATGTTTATGACGTATGCGCTAGCGCATGAGCTTCTGACGATTATTAAAGAAGTCATCACATCTTGCCAGTCAATTGATAGTGTGCCAGAATATAACACTGAGGATATTTGGTTCCAATTTGCACTTTTAATCTTAGAAAAGAAAACCGGCCATGTATTTAATAAAACATCGACCCTGACTTATATGCCTTGGGAACGAAAATTACAATGGACAAATGAACAAATTGAAAGTGCAAAAAGAGGAGAAAATATACCTGTTAACAAGTTCATTATTAATAGTATAACTCTATAA
- a CDS encoding nucleotide sugar dehydrogenase has protein sequence MKKITIAGAGYVGLSNAVLLAQHHNVILLDIDQNKVDLINNKKSPITDKEIEDFLQNKSLTMMATTDKEVALKNADFVIIATPTDYNTETGYFNTSTVEAVIEQTLSINPQATIIIKSTIPVGFTEKMREKFNTPNLIFSPEFLREGKALYDNLYPSRIIVGSTSYQAKVFADMLTQCARKKDVTVLFTHNTEAEAVKLFANTYLAMRVAFFNELDTYASLHHLNTKDIINGISTDPRIGTHYNNPSFGYGGYCLPKDTKQLLANYADVPQNLIEAIVKSNETRKRFITHDVLNKKPKTVGIYRLIMKSGSDNFRASAILDIMPHLKENGVEIVIYEPTLNQQAFEDYPVINQLSEFINRSDVILANRSEPDLNQCSHKIYTRDIFGGDA, from the coding sequence ATGAAGAAAATTACAATTGCTGGGGCTGGCTATGTTGGTTTATCCAATGCAGTATTATTAGCTCAACACCACAATGTGATCTTATTAGATATTGATCAAAATAAAGTTGATTTAATTAATAATAAAAAATCGCCCATCACAGATAAAGAAATCGAAGATTTCTTACAAAATAAATCACTGACAATGATGGCAACAACAGATAAAGAAGTGGCATTAAAAAACGCAGACTTTGTCATCATCGCAACGCCAACAGACTATAATACCGAAACAGGTTATTTTAATACATCCACTGTTGAAGCTGTCATTGAACAAACCCTTTCAATCAATCCACAAGCAACGATTATTATAAAATCAACGATTCCCGTTGGTTTTACCGAAAAAATGCGTGAGAAATTTAATACCCCAAATCTTATCTTTTCACCTGAATTTCTAAGAGAGGGAAAAGCCCTTTACGATAATTTGTATCCAAGCAGAATTATTGTTGGCAGTACTTCTTATCAAGCAAAAGTATTTGCCGATATGTTAACACAGTGTGCCAGAAAAAAAGATGTAACTGTTTTATTTACACACAATACTGAGGCCGAAGCTGTTAAATTATTTGCAAATACGTATCTCGCAATGCGAGTTGCCTTTTTTAATGAATTAGATACTTATGCGAGTCTTCACCATTTAAATACAAAAGACATTATCAATGGTATTTCTACTGATCCTCGCATTGGTACACACTACAATAACCCAAGTTTCGGCTATGGCGGTTATTGTTTACCCAAAGACACTAAACAGTTACTGGCTAACTATGCTGACGTACCTCAAAATCTCATTGAAGCCATTGTCAAATCTAATGAAACCAGAAAACGTTTCATTACTCATGATGTATTAAATAAGAAACCTAAAACTGTTGGTATTTATCGTTTAATCATGAAGTCAGGTTCTGATAACTTCAGAGCTTCTGCTATTCTCGATATTATGCCGCATCTCAAAGAAAACGGTGTTGAGATTGTGATTTATGAGCCAACCTTAAATCAACAGGCATTTGAGGACTACCCCGTTATTAATCAACTCTCTGAATTTATTAATCGCTCTGATGTCATTCTCGCTAATCGTTCTGAGCCAGATTTAAATCAATGTTCCCATAAAATCTATACAAGAGATATTTTTGGCGGTGATGCTTAA